A genomic region of Ursus arctos isolate Adak ecotype North America unplaced genomic scaffold, UrsArc2.0 scaffold_8, whole genome shotgun sequence contains the following coding sequences:
- the ZNF892 gene encoding zinc finger protein 892 isoform X2: MQEVVTQKKSSGERNYQCDEFGRSFHQRSLLTQQQGERIHNCDSFKKNLKQNSDLMRHEKICAEKKPWKCNECEKAFSYYSAFVLHQRIHTGEKPYECNECGKAFSQSIHLTLHQRIHTGEKPYECHECGKAFSHRSALIRHHIIHTGEKPYECNECGKAFNQSSYLTQHQRIHTGEKPYECNECGKAFSQSTFLTQHQVIHTGEKPYKCNECGKAFSDRSGLIQHQRTHTGERPYECSECGKAFGYCSALTQHQRTHTGEKPYKCNDCAKAFSDRSALIRHQRTHTGEKPYKCKDCGKAFSQSSSLTKHQKTHTGEKPYKCKECGKAFSQSSSLSQHQKTHAGGKTKEYGKAFSEHSAFGQQKRIHTS; encoded by the coding sequence ATGCAGGAGGTTGTCACTCAGAAGAAATCTTCTGGGGAGAGAAATTACCAGTGTGATGAATTTGGGAGAAGTTTTCATCAGAGGTCATTACTTACTCAACAGCAAGGAGAGAGAATACATAACtgtgattcatttaaaaagaacttaaaacaaaattcagatcTAATGAGGCACGAGAAAATTTGTGCAGAGAAGAAACCTTGGAAGTGTAATGAGTGTGAGAAAGCCTTTAGTTACTACTCAGCTTTTGTCTtgcatcagagaattcacactggagaaaagccCTACGAATGTAACGAATGTGGTAAAGCTTTTAGCCAGAGCATACACCTTACTCTACACCAGAGAATTCATAccggagagaaaccctatgaatgtcatgaatgtgggaaagccttcagtcaCCGCTCTGCCCTTATTCGGCATCATATAATCcatactggagagaagccctatgaatgcaatgaatgtgggaaggcctttaatCAGAGCTCATACCTCACTCAACATCAgcgaattcatactggagagaaaccttatgagtgtaatgaatgtgggaaggcctttagcCAAAGCACATTCCTTACCCAGCATCAGGTcattcacactggagagaaaccctataagtgtaatgaatgtgggaaagcctttagtGATCGATCAGGCCTTATTCAGCACCAGAGAACTCATACTGGGGAGAGGCCTTATGAGTGTAgtgagtgtgggaaagcctttggCTACTGTTCAGCCCTGACTCAACACCAGAGAACTCACACGGGGGAGAAACCCTATAAATGCAATGATTGTGCCAAAGCCTTCAGTGACCGCTCAGCCCTTATTCGTCATCAGAGAacacacactggagagaaaccttacaagtGTAAGGActgtggaaaagctttcagccAGAGCTCATCTCTTACAAAGCATCAGAAAACTCACACTGGAGAAAAGCCCTATAAGTGTAAGGAatgtggaaaagctttcagccAGAGTTCATCCCTTTCTCAACATCAGAAAACTCATGCTGGAGGGAAAACCAAAGAATACGGAAAAGCCTTTAGTGAGCATTCAGCCTTTGGCCAGCAAAAGAGAATTCATACTTCATAA
- the ZNF892 gene encoding zinc finger protein 892 isoform X1 — MCQRILLLEGMLEVILSNPPVLPVFLLLCYQFESFSEASGRSLGLPISKPGVISQLQCGEELEREVSKALDWETRPKSKALTPELDISEEESAPDVLIKRFPKERSSECEDSLESQQENHEKHLMQEVVTQKKSSGERNYQCDEFGRSFHQRSLLTQQQGERIHNCDSFKKNLKQNSDLMRHEKICAEKKPWKCNECEKAFSYYSAFVLHQRIHTGEKPYECNECGKAFSQSIHLTLHQRIHTGEKPYECHECGKAFSHRSALIRHHIIHTGEKPYECNECGKAFNQSSYLTQHQRIHTGEKPYECNECGKAFSQSTFLTQHQVIHTGEKPYKCNECGKAFSDRSGLIQHQRTHTGERPYECSECGKAFGYCSALTQHQRTHTGEKPYKCNDCAKAFSDRSALIRHQRTHTGEKPYKCKDCGKAFSQSSSLTKHQKTHTGEKPYKCKECGKAFSQSSSLSQHQKTHAGGKTKEYGKAFSEHSAFGQQKRIHTS, encoded by the exons ATGTGCCAGAGAATCTTACTGTTGGAAGGGATGTTAGAGGTCATTTTGTCTAACCCTCCtgtccttcctgtcttccttctcttgtGCTATCAGTTTGAGTCGTTCTCAGAGGCTTCTGGAAGATCCCTTG GGCTTCCAATTTCCAAGCCTGGTGTAATCTCTCAGTTGCAGTGTGGGGAGGAGCTAGAGAGAGAAGTCTCAAAAGCATTAG actGGGAGACAAGACCAAAAAGCAAGGCGCTTACTCCAGAACTGGATATTTCTGAGGAAGAATCAGCCCCTGACGTGTTAATAAAAAGATTTCCAAAGGAAAGGTCCAGTGAATGTGAGGATTCTTTAGAGAGTCAGCAGGAAAACCATGAGAAACATTTAATGCAGGAGGTTGTCACTCAGAAGAAATCTTCTGGGGAGAGAAATTACCAGTGTGATGAATTTGGGAGAAGTTTTCATCAGAGGTCATTACTTACTCAACAGCAAGGAGAGAGAATACATAACtgtgattcatttaaaaagaacttaaaacaaaattcagatcTAATGAGGCACGAGAAAATTTGTGCAGAGAAGAAACCTTGGAAGTGTAATGAGTGTGAGAAAGCCTTTAGTTACTACTCAGCTTTTGTCTtgcatcagagaattcacactggagaaaagccCTACGAATGTAACGAATGTGGTAAAGCTTTTAGCCAGAGCATACACCTTACTCTACACCAGAGAATTCATAccggagagaaaccctatgaatgtcatgaatgtgggaaagccttcagtcaCCGCTCTGCCCTTATTCGGCATCATATAATCcatactggagagaagccctatgaatgcaatgaatgtgggaaggcctttaatCAGAGCTCATACCTCACTCAACATCAgcgaattcatactggagagaaaccttatgagtgtaatgaatgtgggaaggcctttagcCAAAGCACATTCCTTACCCAGCATCAGGTcattcacactggagagaaaccctataagtgtaatgaatgtgggaaagcctttagtGATCGATCAGGCCTTATTCAGCACCAGAGAACTCATACTGGGGAGAGGCCTTATGAGTGTAgtgagtgtgggaaagcctttggCTACTGTTCAGCCCTGACTCAACACCAGAGAACTCACACGGGGGAGAAACCCTATAAATGCAATGATTGTGCCAAAGCCTTCAGTGACCGCTCAGCCCTTATTCGTCATCAGAGAacacacactggagagaaaccttacaagtGTAAGGActgtggaaaagctttcagccAGAGCTCATCTCTTACAAAGCATCAGAAAACTCACACTGGAGAAAAGCCCTATAAGTGTAAGGAatgtggaaaagctttcagccAGAGTTCATCCCTTTCTCAACATCAGAAAACTCATGCTGGAGGGAAAACCAAAGAATACGGAAAAGCCTTTAGTGAGCATTCAGCCTTTGGCCAGCAAAAGAGAATTCATACTTCATAA